A window of the Thermoleophilia bacterium genome harbors these coding sequences:
- a CDS encoding phosphomannomutase yields the protein MQRLECFKAYDVRGRVPDELDEELAFLIGQAYAYLVRPRKVVVGHDVRLSSVPLKEALCSGLTACGVDVVDIGLVGTEEVYFATWSLGMDGGIMVTASHNPKDYNGMKFTREGARPISADTGLREMRELVYRSLTERSGWSLEQACRERGARPRGSVTRLDNRPRYIEHLLSYVDPSRMRPFKVVVNAGNGVAGPVLDLLEPHLPLKLVKLNHEPDGNFPKGVPNPLLPENRTQTAEAVLAEGADLGLAWDGDFDRCFFFDERGVFIEGYYLVGLLAERALRRHPGGKIVHDPRLVWNTQEIVCNAGGTPVVSKSGHAFMKEKMREVDAVYAGEMSAHHYFKEFAYCDSGMIPWLLVVDAMSEEGRPLSALVEERVARYPVSGEINLKLADPASALLALRKKYEEEALFIDELDGLSVEFDRWRFNVRASNTEPVVRLNVETRGDRKLLDEKTQELLAVLKQEG from the coding sequence TTGCAGCGGCTTGAGTGCTTCAAGGCTTATGATGTTCGTGGCCGTGTTCCAGATGAACTCGATGAGGAGTTGGCTTTTCTTATTGGCCAAGCCTACGCGTACCTCGTGCGGCCTCGGAAGGTTGTTGTCGGCCACGATGTACGTCTGAGCAGTGTTCCTCTTAAGGAAGCGCTGTGCAGCGGGCTGACGGCTTGCGGGGTTGACGTAGTCGACATTGGACTAGTTGGGACCGAGGAGGTCTACTTCGCCACGTGGTCCTTGGGTATGGACGGCGGAATAATGGTCACTGCTAGTCATAACCCCAAGGACTATAACGGCATGAAGTTTACCCGCGAGGGGGCAAGGCCCATAAGCGCAGACACCGGCCTTAGAGAGATGCGTGAGCTGGTGTACAGGAGCTTGACCGAGCGTTCTGGGTGGAGTCTTGAGCAGGCTTGTCGTGAGAGGGGCGCTAGACCGCGGGGATCGGTCACTCGGCTGGACAACCGTCCTCGCTACATTGAGCATCTGCTCTCTTATGTAGATCCGAGCCGGATGCGTCCCTTTAAAGTGGTTGTGAATGCCGGCAACGGCGTGGCTGGTCCGGTCCTAGATCTCCTCGAGCCCCACCTTCCTTTGAAGCTTGTCAAACTAAACCATGAACCGGACGGGAATTTCCCCAAAGGGGTCCCCAACCCGTTGTTGCCAGAAAACCGGACGCAAACAGCCGAGGCGGTGCTTGCCGAGGGAGCCGATCTGGGCTTGGCCTGGGATGGCGACTTTGATCGCTGCTTTTTCTTCGACGAACGGGGAGTATTCATAGAGGGCTACTACCTTGTTGGTCTTCTTGCGGAGAGGGCTCTGCGCCGCCACCCAGGTGGAAAGATTGTGCACGACCCACGACTCGTTTGGAATACACAAGAAATCGTATGCAACGCTGGCGGCACACCAGTAGTGTCCAAGAGCGGCCACGCTTTCATGAAGGAAAAGATGCGCGAAGTCGACGCGGTTTACGCGGGGGAGATGTCAGCCCATCATTATTTCAAAGAGTTTGCTTATTGCGACAGCGGCATGATCCCGTGGCTGCTGGTGGTAGACGCGATGAGCGAAGAGGGGCGCCCGTTGTCGGCGTTGGTGGAAGAGAGGGTGGCTCGTTATCCGGTAAGCGGCGAGATCAACCTAAAGCTGGCCGATCCTGCAAGCGCTCTGCTCGCTTTGCGGAAGAAGTATGAGGAAGAGGCGCTCTTTATAGACGAGCTGGACGGTCTGAGCGTCGAATTTGACCGTTGGAGGTTTAACGTAAGAGCGTCCAACACCGAGCCTGTTGTGCGGCTGAACGTCGAAACCAGGGGCGACCGCAAACTATTGGACGAAAAGACGCAGGAGTTACTTGCTGTACTCAAGCAAGAGGGCTAA
- the metW gene encoding methionine biosynthesis protein MetW has product MPKRLLQTADGQRRDYLFIVDTVAPGSRVLDLGCGEGTLLKLLVDRKGVKGTGIEIVEERVYEAVAKGLTVHHGDFYEALTYYPDSSFDYVILSQTLQEARDTKAVLREALRVGRYVIASFPNFAHWQARLQLLFKGTAPVTDALPYPWYDTPNVHSLSIKDFRIFAREQGIRIVKEFCMNARKQVRFWPNLRAGYGVFVLEKATQPAR; this is encoded by the coding sequence TTGCCTAAGAGACTCTTGCAGACAGCTGACGGACAGCGCCGAGACTACCTGTTTATTGTGGATACAGTTGCCCCTGGCTCTCGAGTTCTTGACCTGGGTTGCGGCGAGGGTACATTGCTTAAGCTGCTAGTGGACCGGAAGGGGGTTAAGGGAACCGGCATTGAGATTGTGGAGGAGCGAGTCTACGAAGCGGTGGCTAAGGGGCTGACGGTTCACCATGGTGACTTCTACGAAGCACTGACCTACTACCCAGACTCGAGCTTCGATTACGTCATTCTGAGTCAGACTTTGCAAGAAGCGCGCGACACTAAGGCTGTGCTACGCGAAGCTCTGCGTGTGGGGCGTTACGTGATCGCCAGTTTTCCAAACTTTGCGCACTGGCAAGCACGGCTGCAGCTGTTGTTCAAGGGCACAGCTCCTGTGACCGACGCCCTGCCCTATCCTTGGTACGACACTCCCAACGTTCACTCGCTTAGCATCAAGGATTTTCGGATTTTTGCTCGTGAGCAGGGCATAAGGATTGTCAAGGAGTTCTGCATGAACGCTCGCAAGCAGGTTCGCTTTTGGCCGAATCTCCGTGCGGGCTATGGCGTGTTTGTGCTTGAAAAAGCTACCCAGCCCGCACGGTAA
- a CDS encoding molybdopterin-dependent oxidoreductase → MSAAADTSGGQVITVTIDGREIQARPGQTILEVARAAGIEIPTLCYDPRLEPYGACRMCLVEVEGARGPMAACGTAVQEGMKVYTRSDKIMQLRRFVLELLLTNHPLDCPVCEAAGDCRLQDYAYEYLVDMVPWGWRGPVTGNPGDHPNIAHFPARCILCGRCVRICREVMSIGCWGYLSRGYDSEVDTPYRLPLREVGCVSCGQCVSTCPVGAIVTQRSEDGARAWQTEKISSTCGYCGDGCQIVLHTYRNKVVKVSADLDKEPNRGNLCVKGRFGFGYVSAPDRLKAPLIRSATGDLEETTWEHALEVVRDKLQAAKAARGAKAIAAWVGTHVTNEAAYLLQKMMRAVLGSDNLGSVERENAAAVEEVLRATFGRPGSTGTRENLAQAEAILVVGSNLTESHPVFALEVIKALRTGKTVIVMDPRRTEIAAKASIHLQVRAGGDLAALRVILREILELKARTGSLEIGETGPLAELRAQLAQVDPEAEANAAGVGLNSLIEAADVLGRAGRLAVVLGTGVSSGPDANAITTALCNLVLLDSTAGEAGDVFFLRSGANAQGLADLGVRPNRLPAGKALSDEEARTRCEEVWGVSLAGLSAGLGVGEAIAAAARGELACLMVFGADPVLELAGEGTTRGALEKVDFLVVYDSFLTETAKMADVVLPACVPAETDGSFTNSERVIQSLQAAVVAPGECLADWQAVQRIANALGAAWDYRNADEITDEWQRLLATVDTRQPAAHVSVIPGPPAKALQLDATDGFLLITGSVREHHGTGEWTRRARGTSALASEALLELNPADAQRLGVADGAVVVVSGAQGSVEVRARVTERVPAGIVFLPWFSPDVRTNRLFEPDRANLTRVQIAAKR, encoded by the coding sequence ATGTCCGCTGCCGCTGATACCTCGGGGGGTCAAGTAATCACTGTGACAATAGACGGGAGGGAGATCCAGGCCCGGCCGGGGCAAACCATTCTGGAAGTGGCCCGGGCTGCGGGCATTGAGATTCCAACCCTTTGCTACGATCCACGTCTCGAGCCCTACGGGGCTTGCCGCATGTGTCTTGTCGAGGTGGAAGGAGCTCGAGGTCCTATGGCAGCGTGTGGGACCGCCGTGCAGGAAGGTATGAAGGTCTACACGCGCTCCGACAAGATCATGCAATTGCGGAGATTTGTACTGGAGCTTCTTCTGACTAACCACCCGCTTGACTGCCCGGTGTGCGAAGCTGCAGGAGACTGTCGGCTTCAGGACTACGCCTATGAGTACTTGGTCGACATGGTGCCATGGGGGTGGCGCGGCCCGGTGACCGGCAATCCGGGCGATCATCCAAACATCGCTCACTTTCCTGCGCGTTGCATCCTGTGCGGGCGGTGTGTGCGCATTTGCCGCGAGGTGATGTCGATAGGCTGTTGGGGCTACCTAAGCCGAGGTTACGATAGCGAGGTCGACACCCCATATCGGCTGCCTCTGCGCGAGGTAGGCTGCGTGTCTTGTGGTCAGTGCGTAAGCACGTGCCCGGTGGGAGCCATTGTTACGCAGCGTAGCGAGGACGGGGCGCGAGCATGGCAGACAGAAAAGATCTCTAGCACCTGCGGCTACTGCGGCGACGGATGCCAGATTGTTCTTCATACCTATCGGAACAAAGTGGTGAAAGTCTCAGCCGACCTCGACAAGGAGCCCAACCGAGGAAACCTGTGTGTTAAAGGGCGCTTCGGGTTTGGCTATGTCTCTGCTCCTGATCGCCTCAAGGCTCCTTTAATTCGCAGCGCCACCGGAGATCTGGAAGAGACCACGTGGGAGCACGCTCTAGAGGTAGTCCGCGACAAGTTACAGGCGGCCAAAGCAGCCCGAGGGGCGAAGGCCATAGCGGCGTGGGTTGGCACGCATGTCACCAACGAGGCGGCGTACCTGCTGCAGAAAATGATGAGGGCGGTCCTAGGGTCGGACAATCTGGGCTCGGTTGAGCGGGAAAACGCTGCTGCTGTTGAGGAAGTTCTGCGTGCGACTTTCGGCAGGCCGGGTAGTACAGGCACGCGGGAGAACCTGGCTCAGGCTGAGGCAATCTTGGTCGTGGGATCAAATCTCACCGAGTCCCACCCAGTCTTTGCACTGGAAGTAATTAAAGCCCTGCGTACGGGCAAGACCGTGATTGTCATGGATCCCCGGCGCACAGAAATTGCGGCCAAGGCTTCCATCCATCTGCAGGTTCGCGCGGGCGGAGATCTTGCTGCCTTGCGGGTGATTCTGCGCGAGATTCTTGAGCTCAAGGCAAGGACGGGGTCGCTTGAGATAGGCGAAACAGGCCCGTTGGCCGAACTGCGCGCACAACTTGCCCAGGTGGACCCGGAGGCAGAGGCAAACGCTGCCGGGGTCGGGCTGAACAGTCTGATCGAAGCAGCCGATGTGCTGGGTCGGGCAGGTAGGTTGGCTGTCGTCTTGGGAACCGGCGTTTCCTCTGGACCAGATGCCAACGCGATAACTACAGCTCTCTGCAACTTGGTCTTGCTGGATAGTACCGCCGGGGAAGCAGGTGACGTTTTCTTCCTCCGTTCCGGGGCTAACGCTCAGGGTCTAGCAGATCTGGGGGTCCGGCCAAACAGGCTGCCGGCTGGTAAAGCACTATCAGACGAAGAAGCCAGGACCAGGTGCGAAGAGGTCTGGGGGGTTTCGCTTGCCGGCCTTAGTGCCGGGTTAGGAGTAGGCGAGGCCATTGCTGCTGCAGCGAGAGGTGAGCTCGCGTGCCTCATGGTTTTCGGTGCTGACCCTGTTTTGGAGTTGGCAGGAGAGGGCACCACGCGGGGGGCCTTGGAAAAGGTGGATTTCCTTGTGGTGTATGACAGTTTTCTTACTGAGACAGCCAAGATGGCCGACGTAGTCCTTCCGGCGTGCGTACCTGCTGAGACAGACGGGTCTTTCACCAATAGCGAACGTGTTATACAGAGTCTCCAGGCAGCGGTGGTTGCTCCGGGTGAATGCCTTGCCGATTGGCAAGCGGTGCAGCGGATAGCAAATGCACTCGGAGCTGCATGGGACTACCGAAATGCTGATGAGATTACAGACGAATGGCAGCGTTTGCTGGCTACTGTGGATACGCGACAACCAGCAGCCCATGTCAGCGTGATCCCTGGACCCCCCGCTAAGGCTCTCCAACTGGACGCGACCGACGGCTTTCTCCTGATCACCGGATCAGTGCGCGAACACCACGGAACAGGTGAATGGACGCGGCGTGCTCGCGGCACCTCGGCCCTTGCGTCCGAGGCTCTGCTGGAGCTTAATCCCGCAGACGCGCAGCGACTAGGCGTGGCCGATGGCGCAGTGGTTGTGGTAAGCGGAGCCCAGGGCTCTGTTGAAGTGCGGGCCAGGGTAACCGAGAGAGTTCCAGCTGGCATCGTTTTCCTGCCATGGTTTAGCCCTGACGTTCGCACGAATCGGCTCTTTGAGCCCGACCGAGCGAATCTCACAAGGGTGCAAATAGCCGCCAAGCGGTAG
- a CDS encoding AAA family ATPase yields the protein MTQVPKELGVEDTYRACDPSLFVFSSTQELPELNDIIGQDRAVAAVAFGMSIENDGYNIFALGPAGTGKATTVHAFLSKLAATQPVPDDWVYVNNFAQPHRPKALRLPAGKGREFSRDMEKLVEDLRVAITHAFESEEYEKQKRAIAQQIAERQEALLSQLNQKAEAENFAMVRTPAGLAFAPRTAQGETMSREVYESLPPEEQKRIDEALERLNEELQQVMRQVRQDERNGREAVRQLDREVTTFAAKHLVDEVRERWAAVPGIPEYLDAVLADVVENVDDFRRPEDEGPVTFMGVPISPRQRAEGAFRKYRVNVLVDNSGLTGAPVVTESNPLLQNLVGRVEHLAQFGALVTDFNMIRPGALHKANGGFLVLEARELLLKPYSWDALKRTLKTGEIRIEDVAQQIGLVTTATLDPEPVPFKAKIVLIGEPYIYYLLYAYEPDFQELFKVKADFDTIVDRTPENEQLYARFIGQFCREKGLPHFAPDGVARVIEHCSRLAEDQRKLTTRFLDVVDVLTESAYWAKVDRPGRRTPVVRRKHVDQAIQQRIYRSNRIEERIREMIADGTIMVDTRGAVVGQVNGLSVISLGDYAFGRPSRITATHRLGDGEVIDIEREVEMGGPIHSKGVLILAGYLGAKYAADLPLSLSARLVFEQSYSGVEGDSASSAELFALLSSLSGVPIQQRFAVTGSVNQRGQIQAIGGVNEKIEGFFAVCEALGLRGDEGVVIPRANVRSLMLNERVRRAIARGRFHIYPISTVDEGITLLTGIPAGSLRRDGKYPPGTINRLVTDRLVALAERARESAAKKEKGHEETARGA from the coding sequence ATGACTCAAGTCCCTAAAGAGCTGGGTGTCGAAGATACCTATCGAGCTTGCGACCCCTCACTCTTCGTTTTCTCGAGCACTCAAGAGCTGCCGGAACTTAATGACATAATTGGACAGGACCGCGCCGTCGCGGCGGTAGCCTTCGGAATGTCAATCGAGAACGACGGCTACAACATCTTCGCCCTAGGCCCAGCAGGCACTGGCAAAGCTACCACCGTGCATGCCTTCCTTTCGAAGCTTGCTGCTACGCAACCAGTGCCAGATGACTGGGTATACGTCAACAACTTCGCACAACCACACAGGCCTAAGGCGCTTCGTCTTCCGGCCGGCAAGGGGCGTGAGTTTTCCAGAGACATGGAGAAGTTGGTCGAGGACCTGCGTGTAGCCATTACTCACGCGTTTGAGTCAGAGGAGTACGAGAAACAAAAACGGGCCATTGCCCAGCAAATCGCTGAACGCCAGGAAGCTCTCCTTAGCCAGCTGAACCAAAAAGCAGAGGCCGAAAACTTCGCGATGGTGCGCACTCCAGCAGGACTTGCGTTTGCCCCACGCACCGCCCAGGGCGAAACGATGTCCCGAGAGGTGTATGAGTCTTTGCCACCCGAGGAGCAGAAGCGCATTGACGAGGCGCTCGAACGCCTAAACGAAGAGCTTCAACAAGTTATGCGGCAGGTTCGCCAGGATGAGCGCAACGGAAGAGAAGCCGTCCGCCAACTGGACCGCGAGGTCACCACGTTTGCAGCTAAGCACCTAGTCGACGAAGTGCGCGAACGATGGGCGGCTGTGCCCGGCATTCCTGAGTACCTTGACGCCGTCCTTGCTGACGTGGTCGAGAATGTCGATGATTTTCGGCGCCCAGAAGATGAGGGGCCTGTCACCTTTATGGGCGTTCCTATCTCGCCCCGGCAAAGAGCTGAAGGGGCATTCCGCAAGTATAGGGTCAACGTCCTTGTGGACAACTCCGGTCTTACTGGAGCACCCGTCGTCACCGAGAGCAATCCGCTGCTTCAGAACCTTGTAGGAAGAGTTGAGCACCTGGCTCAATTTGGAGCCCTGGTCACAGATTTCAACATGATAAGACCCGGGGCTTTACATAAAGCCAATGGTGGTTTCCTGGTTCTGGAGGCCCGCGAGCTTCTGCTTAAGCCTTACTCGTGGGACGCATTGAAACGCACACTAAAGACCGGCGAAATACGTATCGAAGATGTTGCTCAGCAAATAGGTCTCGTTACAACTGCGACTCTCGATCCAGAGCCGGTGCCCTTTAAAGCCAAGATCGTGCTCATTGGCGAGCCCTACATCTACTACCTGCTATACGCGTACGAACCGGACTTTCAGGAGCTGTTTAAGGTCAAAGCCGACTTTGACACGATCGTGGATCGAACGCCCGAAAACGAGCAGCTCTACGCCCGATTTATCGGTCAGTTTTGCCGGGAAAAGGGCCTTCCTCATTTTGCCCCGGACGGAGTTGCCCGCGTGATTGAGCACTGTTCGCGGCTAGCTGAGGATCAGCGAAAGCTGACTACTCGCTTCTTAGACGTAGTTGACGTCCTCACCGAATCAGCGTACTGGGCCAAGGTCGATCGCCCCGGTCGCCGCACCCCGGTAGTGCGACGCAAGCACGTGGACCAGGCCATTCAGCAACGAATCTACCGCTCTAACCGCATTGAGGAACGCATTAGAGAGATGATCGCTGACGGAACCATCATGGTTGACACCAGGGGCGCGGTGGTGGGCCAGGTTAACGGGCTTTCCGTGATTTCACTGGGAGACTACGCCTTTGGCCGCCCAAGCCGAATAACCGCTACCCATCGCTTGGGAGACGGGGAGGTCATCGACATCGAAAGAGAAGTGGAGATGGGCGGGCCAATCCACTCAAAAGGGGTGCTTATTCTTGCTGGCTATCTGGGTGCCAAGTATGCTGCCGATCTTCCCCTCTCTTTGTCTGCGCGGCTTGTGTTTGAACAGTCTTACTCAGGTGTCGAAGGTGATAGCGCCTCGTCTGCCGAACTCTTCGCCCTACTCTCGTCCCTTTCGGGAGTACCTATACAGCAGCGCTTTGCGGTGACTGGGTCGGTTAACCAGCGCGGTCAGATTCAGGCCATAGGCGGGGTTAATGAGAAGATAGAGGGCTTCTTTGCGGTCTGTGAAGCACTGGGACTTCGTGGCGATGAGGGCGTAGTCATCCCCAGAGCAAACGTTCGCAGTCTAATGCTAAACGAGAGAGTCCGCCGAGCAATCGCCCGGGGGCGCTTCCACATCTACCCTATATCTACCGTCGATGAGGGAATCACCTTGTTAACAGGCATACCGGCGGGCTCGCTAAGACGCGACGGCAAGTATCCTCCAGGCACCATAAACCGACTGGTGACCGACCGTCTAGTGGCTCTGGCTGAGCGCGCCAGAGAATCCGCAGCAAAGAAAGAAAAGGGACACGAAGAGACGGCGCGCGGAGCTTAG
- a CDS encoding NAD+ synthase, with translation MRVALAQINSVVGDFPTNRALIISQAQKASEAGAQVVVFPELAVCGYPPEDLLFKEHFVLKCRETLEQVAQACPGLVMVLGAPLVSEGRLFNAAVVLAEGRIATWYGKILLPNYGVFDEKRYFAPGSELMILDTGRDRVALSVCEDIWDGHGPAVTAALAGKATVLINISMSPYHVGKGIEREQMLAERAVTCGAHLVYVNGVGGQDELVFDGHSVVMDPAGNLIARAAQFSPDLLLVEVNGGHAERPLSSCDGSTWPLRVFPLRLPENTATGCTSLARSLVTGERLAPLLEREAEVYEALRVGVRDYALKNGFERVVMGISGGIDSALTACIAADALGPEKVTAVSMPSRYTSAGTRADAREVAARLGINFYEISIERIYRAYLESLSAFVDEHNPGITEQNIQARIRGNLVMALSNKFGWLVLTTGNKSEMAVGYATLYGDMAGGFAVLKDVPKTLVYQLAKYRNSLGPGDGPIPQSVIDRVPSAELAPGQTDQDTLPPYEILDQIIEAYVVEDQSIEEIADSGLDGDLVQRVVAMIDGNEYKRRQAPPGVRITPKAFGKDRRLPITNKFRG, from the coding sequence ATGCGTGTCGCGCTTGCGCAAATTAACTCTGTAGTTGGAGATTTTCCAACTAACAGGGCTCTGATCATAAGTCAGGCGCAGAAAGCCAGCGAAGCTGGAGCGCAGGTAGTTGTCTTTCCAGAGCTTGCGGTGTGTGGGTACCCACCGGAGGATCTTCTTTTCAAGGAGCACTTTGTTCTCAAATGCAGGGAGACGCTGGAGCAAGTTGCTCAAGCGTGTCCGGGGCTCGTCATGGTGTTGGGGGCTCCTCTCGTCTCCGAAGGTCGCTTGTTCAACGCGGCGGTGGTGCTGGCCGAGGGTCGAATAGCCACTTGGTACGGGAAGATACTTCTGCCGAACTATGGCGTCTTTGACGAAAAAAGGTACTTCGCGCCTGGCTCCGAGTTAATGATTCTAGATACCGGACGAGACAGAGTGGCTCTCAGTGTCTGCGAGGATATCTGGGACGGGCATGGCCCGGCTGTGACCGCGGCCTTGGCTGGTAAAGCCACAGTGCTAATCAACATCTCCATGTCTCCCTACCACGTGGGCAAGGGAATTGAGCGGGAACAGATGCTGGCAGAGCGGGCAGTGACCTGCGGTGCTCACCTCGTCTACGTCAACGGCGTGGGAGGACAGGACGAGCTTGTATTCGATGGTCACAGCGTGGTCATGGACCCCGCTGGAAATCTCATCGCTCGGGCCGCCCAATTCTCTCCAGATCTGCTGTTGGTGGAGGTGAACGGGGGTCATGCTGAGCGCCCGCTCTCTAGCTGCGATGGATCGACGTGGCCTCTGCGGGTTTTTCCGCTCCGTCTGCCTGAGAACACGGCAACCGGCTGTACCAGCCTTGCGCGGTCCCTTGTCACAGGTGAAAGATTGGCTCCCTTGCTGGAGCGAGAAGCTGAGGTGTACGAAGCCCTCCGTGTGGGGGTACGCGATTACGCGCTCAAGAATGGGTTTGAGCGGGTGGTCATGGGGATCAGCGGAGGAATCGACTCAGCCTTAACGGCTTGTATAGCAGCCGATGCCTTGGGCCCTGAGAAGGTTACGGCTGTCTCCATGCCTTCTCGTTATACAAGCGCAGGCACGCGGGCTGATGCCCGCGAGGTCGCGGCGCGGCTTGGCATAAACTTCTACGAGATATCTATCGAGCGCATCTATCGGGCTTACCTGGAGAGCCTCTCGGCCTTTGTGGACGAGCACAACCCTGGAATCACCGAGCAGAATATTCAGGCTCGAATCAGAGGCAATTTGGTTATGGCTTTGTCCAACAAGTTTGGTTGGCTTGTTCTGACTACTGGTAACAAGAGCGAGATGGCGGTCGGGTACGCGACGCTCTACGGAGACATGGCTGGGGGGTTCGCCGTGCTTAAGGACGTCCCCAAGACTTTGGTTTATCAGCTCGCAAAGTATCGCAATTCGCTTGGTCCTGGGGACGGTCCCATACCCCAGTCGGTGATAGATCGTGTTCCGTCGGCGGAGCTTGCTCCTGGCCAGACCGACCAGGATACTTTGCCCCCGTACGAGATCCTTGACCAAATAATAGAGGCTTACGTAGTGGAAGACCAAAGCATCGAGGAAATCGCTGATTCCGGTCTTGATGGAGATCTCGTGCAAAGAGTTGTGGCGATGATCGACGGGAACGAATACAAGCGCAGGCAAGCGCCACCAGGGGTGAGAATCACGCCGAAGGCCTTTGGCAAAGATCGTCGCCTCCCGATCACCAACAAGTTCCGCGGGTAA
- the lexA gene encoding transcriptional repressor LexA gives MFGRRCLVTLTERQQEILAVIEEALATQGYPPTVREIAQAVGLSSPASVHGHLRALEAQGFLKRKGPKRRALEVVRSRQGKTQVLTRRALQDRLVRVPLVGRVAAGSPVLAEESVEDYLEIPRFLASGEECFALRVSGDSMVKAGILDGDIVVVRRQEWAQDGDIVVALLSDEATLKRFFREGEAVRLQPENDHMEPIVTREPRIIGRVIGVLRKL, from the coding sequence ATGTTCGGGAGAAGATGCTTAGTGACCCTCACGGAAAGGCAGCAAGAGATTCTTGCGGTAATTGAGGAGGCGCTTGCCACCCAGGGTTATCCGCCCACGGTGCGTGAGATTGCGCAGGCGGTGGGACTAAGCTCACCGGCCTCAGTGCATGGCCACCTTAGGGCGCTGGAGGCCCAGGGCTTCCTTAAACGCAAGGGACCCAAGCGTCGTGCACTCGAAGTCGTTCGTAGCAGACAGGGGAAAACTCAGGTTCTGACAAGGCGTGCACTCCAAGATCGTCTTGTTCGGGTACCCCTTGTTGGGCGAGTGGCGGCCGGTTCTCCGGTGCTGGCCGAGGAGAGCGTCGAGGACTACTTGGAAATCCCTCGGTTTTTGGCGAGTGGTGAGGAATGCTTTGCTCTGCGAGTGTCGGGAGACTCGATGGTTAAGGCCGGCATTCTAGATGGGGATATTGTGGTGGTCAGACGGCAAGAGTGGGCCCAAGACGGCGACATTGTGGTGGCCCTGCTGAGTGACGAGGCCACTCTCAAACGTTTTTTCCGCGAAGGAGAGGCCGTCAGACTTCAGCCTGAGAATGACCACATGGAGCCAATAGTCACTCGCGAACCGCGTATTATTGGCAGGGTCATCGGGGTACTGCGCAAGTTGTAG